The following are from one region of the Gloeomargarita lithophora Alchichica-D10 genome:
- the creD gene encoding cell envelope integrity protein CreD: protein MMGVWSAIINSQFVRIFIVVLLIIILQIPSLMIDGLVRERQGVRNEAVADITGKWGRAQTILGPRLLIPYTKQVREGNRVKAVTYYATILPENLQIQSNLETEVRYRGIFEVPVYRTQTTIKGEFVRPDLSRWGVAPGDIRWRQSELSLDISDARAIQNQAVLKWQGKSFPFAPGTGQFHPTQGTGIHSQVGAGMGGNRYNFAIDLRLNGSERLNVAPFGQVTKITMAGNWPNPSFQGLWLPNQRQVTADKFQATWEIPALGRNFPQMWTSEQPVAEEVVTQSVVGVDLLSPVDQYRMAERSLKYNFLFLLLTFAAFWLFEVTLGLRVHPLQYLLVGVAMCLFYLLQLAFSEHLGFPLAYGLASGAVAVLVAFYAVSILRANRRGTVIGLMQVGLYGYLYVVLVNQDYALLIGSLGLFVFLAVVMYFTRRIDWFNMGRSSPP, encoded by the coding sequence ATGATGGGTGTGTGGTCAGCGATTATCAATTCCCAATTTGTGCGAATTTTTATTGTTGTATTGCTGATTATCATCCTGCAAATTCCCAGTTTGATGATTGATGGGCTGGTGCGGGAACGCCAAGGGGTACGCAATGAAGCGGTGGCGGATATTACGGGGAAATGGGGACGGGCGCAGACGATTTTGGGACCCCGTTTATTGATTCCCTATACAAAGCAGGTGCGCGAAGGCAATCGAGTCAAAGCGGTAACCTATTACGCTACGATTTTGCCAGAGAATTTACAAATTCAGAGCAATTTAGAGACGGAAGTGCGGTATCGGGGAATTTTTGAAGTGCCGGTTTATCGCACCCAAACGACAATTAAAGGGGAATTTGTGCGCCCGGATTTGAGCCGTTGGGGGGTGGCTCCAGGGGATATTCGTTGGCGACAAAGTGAGTTGAGTTTAGACATTAGCGATGCGCGGGCGATTCAAAATCAAGCGGTTTTAAAATGGCAGGGTAAATCCTTTCCCTTTGCGCCGGGAACGGGACAATTTCACCCTACCCAAGGGACGGGGATTCATAGCCAGGTGGGGGCGGGGATGGGGGGAAATCGGTACAATTTTGCCATTGATTTGCGCTTGAATGGCAGTGAGCGGTTGAATGTGGCTCCCTTTGGTCAGGTGACGAAAATTACGATGGCGGGGAATTGGCCGAACCCCAGTTTCCAGGGGCTATGGTTGCCCAACCAGCGGCAGGTGACGGCGGACAAATTCCAGGCGACCTGGGAGATTCCCGCCTTGGGGCGCAATTTTCCCCAGATGTGGACGAGCGAACAGCCGGTGGCGGAGGAGGTGGTCACCCAGTCGGTGGTGGGGGTGGATTTGCTCTCGCCGGTGGATCAGTACCGGATGGCGGAACGAAGTTTGAAGTACAATTTCCTGTTTTTGTTATTAACCTTTGCCGCTTTTTGGTTGTTTGAAGTTACCCTGGGTTTGCGGGTGCATCCCCTGCAATATTTACTTGTGGGGGTGGCGATGTGTTTGTTTTACCTATTGCAGTTGGCGTTTTCGGAACATTTGGGCTTTCCCTTGGCCTATGGGTTGGCGAGCGGGGCGGTGGCGGTTTTGGTGGCGTTTTATGCCGTATCTATCCTGCGGGCAAATCGCCGGGGCACGGTCATTGGCCTGATGCAGGTCGGTTTGTACGGTTATCTTTATGTGGTGTTGGTGAATCAGGATTATGCCCTGTTGATTGGTTCCCTCGGCCTGTTTGTCTTCCTGGCGGTGGTCATGTACTTCACCCGCCGGATTGATTGGTTTAATATGGGGCGCAGTTCCCCGCCCTAG